A genomic segment from Salvia splendens isolate huo1 chromosome 13, SspV2, whole genome shotgun sequence encodes:
- the LOC121762840 gene encoding dolichyl-diphosphooligosaccharide--protein glycosyltransferase subunit 1B-like, producing the protein MAAAIFSLFIFVVALLIGTSSASSSGLQILQAERQIELTSHIVRVYLTLKIENTDDAPATEVLLAFPPTQFDHLALVKAAVTVGKKRKKSYSPLEAKPTEQPDAPNGTKYYSVSLLKPLAKGETTTLEILYILTQSLEPFPKEIAQSDPQLVYYRDSAIILSPYHIAHQATVIKTPSNNVESFTQVDPAHRSGSELRYGPYEGHGPYSYSPIIVHFENNHPFAVVEELEREIEISHWGSVQVTERYKLAHAGAKHKGAFSRVEYQSRPGGSGVSSFKHLLAVLPPRVHSVYYRDEIGNISTSRLRTNSKKSELLIEPRYPLFGGWKATFLIGYGVPLKDFLFESAPGARYLNYTFGCSIADTVVDKLTIKVVLPEGSKDPSVEVPFAVKQSLEKKYSYLDVIGRTVVVLEKRNVVPEHHVPFQVHYKFNPLFMLAEPLMLASTFFLLFAASVAYLHIDLSIQKKS; encoded by the exons ATGGCAGCTGcgattttctctctcttcattttCGTCGTCGCGCTGCTGATCGGAACGTCGTCGGCCTCCTCCTCTGGCCTCCAGATCCTCCAAGCCGAGCGtcag ATTGAATTGACTTCGCACATTGTTAGGGTTTATCTGACATTGAAG ATAGAGAACACAGACGATGCTCCAGCAACAGAAGTTCTTCTAGCATTCCCACCTACCCAGTTTGACCATCTAGCATTGGTTAAAGCAGCTGTGACTGTCGGAAAAAAGAGGAAGAAATCGTATTCCCCTCTTGAAGCCAAGCCAACCGAACAACCTGACGCACCTAATGGAACAAAATACTATTCTGTGTCATTGCTCAAACCATTGGCAAAGGGTGAGACTACCACTCTAGAAATACTTTACATCTTGACCCAATCTCTCGAACCCTTCCCAAAGGAGATAGCGCAGTCTGATCCTCAATTAGTGTATTACCGCGATAGTGCAATTATACTGTCACCATATCATATTGCGCACCAGGCAACCGTGATTAAAACCCCAAGTAACAATGTGGAATCCTTCACCCAAGTCGATCCTGCTCACCGTAGTGGCAGTGAACTGAGATACGGGCCATATGAGGGTCATGGTCCTTACTCATACTCTCCTATTATCGTCCATTTTGAAAATAACCATCCATTTGCTGTTGTGGAGGAGCTTGAGCGGGAAATTGAAATCTCTCATTGGGGAAGTGTACAGGTCACTGAGCGTTACAAGTTAGCTCATGCCGGTGCTAAGCACAAAGGTGCTTTCTCGAG GGTTGAGTATCAATCGAGACCCGGCGGTAGTGGTGTCTCCTCTTTCAAGCATCTTCTTGCAGTACTACCCCCACGCGTTCATTCTGTCTACTACAGAGATGAGATCGGAAATATATCAACATCCCGTTTGCGTACAAACTCCAAGAAG TCTGAGTTGTTAATAGAGCCGCGTTATCCTTTATTTGGAGGCTGGAAAGCAACCTTTCTCATTGGATATGGGGTGCCACTGAAGGACTTCCTTTTTGAATCAGCTCCTGGTGCTCGTTACCTGAATTACACTTTTGGCTGCTCTATCGCGGATACTGTAGTTGACAAGCTGACAATCAAA GTTGTCCTCCCTGAGGGCTCAAAGGATCCGTCTGTTGAAGTTCCATTTGCAGTCAAACAAAGTTTAGAG AAGAAGTACTCGTACCTTGATGTCATTGGACGAACTGTGGTGGTTCTGGAAAAGAGAAATGTAGTCCCTGAGCATCATGTTCCTTTCCAG GTCCATTACAAGTTCAACCCATTATTTATGCTTGCTGAACCCTTGATGCTAGCTTCTACGTTTTTCCTTCTTTTTGCCGCTTCTGTTGCATACCTCCACATCGACCTTTCAATACAGAAAAAAAGCTGA
- the LOC121762839 gene encoding protein ENHANCED DISEASE RESISTANCE 2-like, with product MAGNEGEMRGWLYLIRYNRFGLQYSRKRYFILEDNCLKRFKAEPTSVDEEPMRSAIIDSCIRVVDNGRESYRRKLFFIFTLYNTSNHRDRLKLGVTSSEEAARWVRALQDAALKPGKDMESSTDERKWQPFTMSVSKRMQNKNSIDWTATSMQVNTKTSDVVAPASWKIFGCQNGLRLFKEAKETDPTGKEWDEHPAIMAVAVIDGTPEAVFRTLMSIGTSRNEWDFSFSNATVVEHLDGHTDIIHLQLNNHWLPWAMKRRDLLLRRYWRREDDGTYVILYHSVFHRKCPPLDGYVRACLNSGGYVISPSPEGKVCIIKHMLAIDWKCWKSYIQKGAARTITTRMLEKVAALRELFRTKGGKGSHEYIPGEVSEKEEVVKAEASFDRQHSVTDDESSRQPASSSNTTLMALRDSVDEFFDVPEPSDDEGGLETGGWAESPDMCFVEQPQTKVSSATTFMKKLQNLAVQKKGYIELPELSMEESSSHYYGSTLPKDPSYTMPCSWAAADPSSFLIRGENYLIDNKKNKAKTTLMQLVAADWLRSDKREDDLSGRPGSIVQKYGAVGGSEFFFVINIQIPGPTMYNLTLYYMLNTPLEETPLLEKFINGDDAFRNSRFKLIPYISQGSWIVKQSVGKKSCLLGQSLEVNYFRGNNYLELDIDVGSSTVARGVVNLVLGYLNNLVIEMSFLIQGNTADELPEALLGTCRLNHLDVGKSIAADTIR from the exons ATGGCAGGAAACGAAGGGGAAATGAGGGGATGGTTGTATTTGATTCGTTATAATAGATTTGGGCTTCAATATTCACGTAAGAGATACTTCATTCTTGAAGATAACTGCCTCAAGAGGTTCAAAGCAGAGCCTACTTCAGTTGATGag GAACCTATGAGAAGTGCAATAATAGACTCTTGCATTCGTGTCGTCGACAATGGAAGAGAGAGCTATCGTAGAAAA ttatttttcatttttactcTTTACAACACCTCTAACCATAGAGACAGGCTCAAG CTGGGAGTGACCAGCTCAGAAGAAGCTGCTCGCTGGGTCCGAGCCTTGCAGGACGCTGCACTCAAGCCGGGAAAAGATATGGAGTCGAGCACTGACGAAAGAAAATGGCAGCCTTTCAC CATGAGCGTGTCAAAGAGGATGCAAAACAAGAACTCCATTGACTGGACTGCGACTTCTATGCAAGTGAACACAAAGACATCTGATGTTGTAGCGCCCGCGTCTTGGAAGATATTTGGCTGCCAAAATG GACTGCGTCTCTTCAAAGAAGCTAAAGAGACGGATCCAACTGGGAAG GAATGGGATGAGCATCCGGCTATTATGGCCGTTGCTGTCATTGATGGAACTCCAGAAGCTGTTTTCCGTACTCTCATGTCCATCGGTACCTCCAGAAACGA GTGGGATTTCTCGTTCTCCAATGCCACAGTAGTCGAGCATCTAGACGGGCACACGGACATCATTCACCTTCAACTCAACAACCACTGGCTACCATG GGCGATGAAACGAAGAGACTTGTTGCTTCGTCGTTACTGGAGAAGAGAAGATGATGGCACATATG TTATCCTCTACCACTCTGTCTTCCACAGAAAGTGCCCGCCTCTCGATGGATACGTCCGCGCCTGCCTCAACA GCGGTGGCTACGTGATCTCCCCGAGCCCTGAGGGGAAGGTGTGTATCATCAAGCACATGCTCGCCATCGATTGGAAGTGCTGGAAGTCATACATCCAGAAGGGGGCCGCCCGGACCATCACCACTCGTATGCTTGAGAAAGTTGCTG CCCTGAGGGAGCTGTTCCGGACGAAGGGAGGGAAAGGGAGCCACGAGTATATCCCGGGAGAGGTGAGCGAAAAGGAAGAGGTGGTGAAGGCAGAAGCTAGCTTCGATAGGCAGCATAGTGTGACAGATGATGAGTCCTCTAGGCAGCCGGCCTCGTCCTCCAACACCACTCTCATGGCCCTCCGTGACTCGGTCGATGAGTTCTTCGACGTCCCTGAGCCCTCGGACGATGAGGGAGGGCTCGAGACAGGCGGATGGGCTGAGAGCCCGGATATGTGCTTCGTG GAGCAGCCGCAGACGAAGGTTTCGTCTGCGACCACCTTCATGAAGAAGCTGCAGAATCTTGCAG TCCAAAAGAAGGGGTACATTGAGCTGCCCGAGCTGTCGATGGAGGAAAGTTCGTCGCACTACTATGGCTCGACACTTCCAAAGGACCCTAGCTACACTATGCCGTGTAGCTGGGCGGCCGCGGACCCCTCCTCGTTCTTGATCCGAGGGGAGAACTATTTAATAGACAACAAAAAG aACAAGGCAAAGACTACCTTGATGCAATTGGTAGCAGCTGATTGGCTAAGATCAGACAAGCGCGAAGACGATCTATCCGGCCGACCTGGCAGCATTGTTCAG AAATACGGGGCAGTTGGAGGTTCCGAGTTCTTCTTTGTCATTAACATACAG ATCCCGGGCCCAACAATGTACAACTTAACCCTCTACTACATGCTCAATACTCCCTTAGAGGAGACGCCTCTCTTGGAGAAATTCATCAATGGAGACGACGCTTTCAGGAACTCGAGATTCAAGCTCATCCCTTACATCTCTCAG GGCTCTTGGATAGTGAAGCAGAGCGTTGGCAAGAAATCGTGCTTGTTAGGCCAATCCCTCGAGGTCAACTACTTCCGCGGAAATAACTACTTGGAG CTTGACATTGATGTTGGCTCATCAACTGTGGCAAGGGGTGTAGTGAACCTCGTCCTCGGCTACCTAAACAATCTCGTGATAGAAATGTCGTTCTTGATACAG GGAAACACTGCTGACGAGCTGCCGGAGGCCCTGCTGGGGACGTGCCGCCTCAACCACCTAGACGTGGGCAAGTCCATTGCCGCGGACACCATCAGATAG
- the LOC121760257 gene encoding GATA transcription factor 8-like, translated as MGPNLGDDIDCANFFDQIDDLIEFPPENECVGGDVPGVGAGDLVGSGDKKDVPSMWSDALPETDLYFANKGAASDLSAELSVPYEDILQLEWLSNFVEDSFSGGGMTIPKENPSPAIPKELSHHQFETLSPVSVLESSSSSNSNSSSNSFSGGMGMPFRPTPAQRGAQRARSKRPRPATFNPRAAIQLLSPPPKFAPAESENFAESPPKPALAEQKKEKKIKITPPVSLADNPAPVRKCMHCEITKTPQWRAGPMGPKSLCNACGVRYKSGRLFPEYRPAASPTFVPSLHSNSHKKVVEMRTKLPTTSEAEVEMIPRPSMA; from the exons ATGGGGCCAAATTTGGGGGATGATATTGATTGTGCAAACTTCTTTGATCAAATTGATGACTTGATTGAGTTTCCCCCTGAAAATGAATGTGTTGGAGGTGACGTTCCTGGCGTTGGCGCCGGAGATTTGGTTGGCTCCGGTGATAAGAAGGATGTTCCGAGCATGTGGAGCGATGCATTGCCGGAGACGGACCTTTATTTTGCGAACAAAGGCGCTGCTTCCGACCTCTCTGCCGAGCTCTCTGTTCCG TATGAGGATATCCTGCAGCTGGAATGGCTCTCGAATTTCGTGGAGGATTCGTTCTCCGGTGGAGGGATGACCATCCCGAAGGAGAACCCGAGCCCGGCCATCCCGAAGGAGCTGTCGCATCACCAATTCGAAACCTTGAGCCCGGTTTCGGTTTTGGAGAGTAGCAGCAGTAGCAACAGCAACAGCAGTAGCAATTCGTTCTCGGGCGGGATGGGTATGCCGTTCCGCCCTACCCCTGCCCAGCGCGGAGCCCAACGCGCTCGGAGCAAGCGCCCTCGCCCGGCGACATTCAACCCTCGGGCCGCCATCCAGCTCCTCTCCCCGCCCCCGAAGTTTGCCCCGGCCGAGTCTGAGAACTTCGCCGAGTCGCCCCCAAAACCGGCCTTAGCCGAGCAGAAGAAGGAAAAGAAGATCAAGATAACCCCGCCCGTGAGCCTCGCCGATAACCCGGCGCCCGTCCGGAAATGCATGCACTGCGAGATCACGAAGACCCCTCAGTGGAGGGCCGGCCCCATGGGGCCGAAATCACTATGCAACGCATGTGGGGTCCGCTACAAGTCCGGCCGCCTGTTCCCCGAGTACCGCCCGGCAGCTAGCCCTACCTTCGTTCCGTCCCTGCACTCGAACTCGCACAAGAAGGTTGTTGAAATGAGGACCAAGCTACCAACGACTTCAGAGGCAGAGGTGGAGATGATCCCGAGGCCGAGCATGGCCTAA